A window of Primulina tabacum isolate GXHZ01 chromosome 4, ASM2559414v2, whole genome shotgun sequence contains these coding sequences:
- the LOC142542255 gene encoding fanconi-associated nuclease 1 homolog isoform X2 encodes MLTGRESLVRLIGKRRRFLPNRRTILSSSSLSSSRDEKQKKDAIGESSGSASESEKCPVCGNKFPAHDNASINSHLDVCLAKGGSKRKLSQLTLLQLSFSRSKVKGNCDLQPAGQHLDQSNPIASSTCDKIHDINESDSFGGCGNEKEESTYGLLASRKNPTASSIGNPFPNESDNEEPAAPPLISKRAKYVLEDCLDDLDISKVFIPTFIVGRRYGRREELDPESRICLSRDPDNVKDPNAIKVIYADFDDNNVLGYLPRELAQYLSPLICMFDLTFEGSITSVSKDYRAAVPIQIVCKNVQLCDKKYRDNVQDFMTLWRHVLNAVKLAKTSRPGMIRYQHNMILIILEVLKSSAHVFTISEKSFLESFILLSDDSQRLFARLYTRKGPWFRISNVSYPEVADLTEAIKGLSEAGYICVFPSKNEVDDNDLEEVLNVLNTDELREALDMLNKKRNQGTRKQDMINLLLSSCKGDLCTKLQTFFLARTGTCVRVSPLAESLIWRIERLFFLNGEQDLSTFLLVDLGIVKYPAYNCIISEQIFSNRSDLLSFEESVEVAQIMVEAIDESNDESVLRCLEISVSNLMTSFEEGKYSTDKSMASFVSRFSASWTYSKVVLLGVSFLEREKRYSDAINLLRRLLNTFVSDGRRGYWVLRLSVNLEHLGRLEESLQTAEDGLLDPWVRAGSRVALQRRVLRLGKPPRRWKIPSYSSLIKRKIAEVHIQGKPLNRKAGMKSIFYSEDGEQCGVEQLALDYYSGEGGGWHGVHTESGIWLTIFGILLWDIIFADVPNVFRTKFQTAPLDLETDNFYEVRKSLIEELLDKIREGMAEEILITTWESHFGTACRGVNWEKHSLSDLRAVVTCMGGVSLAATCRHLAQDYRSWSSGMPDLLLWRLHDCYKGEAKLVEVKGPNDRLSEQQRAWLLVLLDCGFNVEVCKVTPAPEPIS; translated from the exons ATGCTAACGGGCCGCGAAAGCTTGGTCCGGTTAATCGGGAAACGACGTCGCTTCCTACCCAATCGGCGCACCATTCTCTCTTCCTCCTCGCTGTCGTCATCTCGG GATGAAAAGCAGAAGAAGGATGCAATCGGAGAAAGTTCTGGTTCTGCCTCAGAATCGGAGAAATGTCCGGTCTGTGGAAACAAGTTTCCTGCTCACGATAACGCCAGTATCAATTCCCATCTAG ATGTGTGCCTTGCTAAAGGAGGGAGTAAACGCAAACTAAGCCAGCTTACTCTTCTTCAGTTGAGCTTCTCTAGGTCAAAAGTTAAAGGTAACTGTGACCTTCAGCCGGCCGGACAACACCTTGATCAAAGTAATCCCATTGCCAGTAGCACTTGTGATAAAATACATGACATAAATGAGTCAGATAGTTTTGGAGGTTGTGGAAATGAGAAAGAAGAGTCAACTTACGGTTTGCTTGCTTCGAGGAAGAATCCAACTGCAAGTTCTATTGGAAATCCGTTTCCTAATGAATCTGACAATGAGGAGCCTGCGGCACCACCATTGATTTCAAAAAGGGCTAAATATGTGCTGGAGGATTGTTTGGATGATCTCGACATCTCGAAGGTGTTCATTCCAACTTTCATCGTTGGGCGCAGGTATGGTCGAAGAGAGGAGCTAGATCCTGAATCCAGGATATGCCTCTCTAGAGATCCTGATAACGTTAAGGATCCAAACGCCATCAAG GTAATTTATGCAGATTTTGATGACAATAATGTGCTGGGTTATTTACCTCGAGAGTTGGCTCAGTATTTGTCTCCTTTGATATGCATGTTTGACTTGACCTTTGAG GGAAGTATAACATCTGTTTCAAAAGATTATCGCGCTGCTGTTCCTATTCAAATTGTATGCAAAAATGTGCAGTTATGTGATAAAAAATATCGCGATAATGTtcaagattttatgactttatgGAGACATGTTTTAAATGCTGTTAAACTTGCCAAGACCAGTCGCCCTGGGATGATCAGATATCAGCATAATATGATACTGATTATACTAGAGGTTTTAAAGAGTAGCGCACATGTTTTCACCATCAGTGAGAAGTCTTTCTTAG AATCATTTATATTGCTTTCAGATGATAGCCAGAGACTTTTTGCTCGGCTTTACACACGGAAAG GGCCATGGTTTCGAATATCAAATGTTTCATACCCTGAGGTAGCTGATTTGACTGAGGCAATAAAGGGTCTCTCAG AGGCAGGATACATATGTGTCTTTCCATCGAAGAATGAAGTAGATGACAATGACTTGGAGGAGGTCTTGAATGTGCTTAACACGGATGAATTACGGGAGGCTTTGGACATGCTTAACAAG AAACGCAATCAAGGTACGAGAAAGCAGGATATGATCAATTTGCTTCTATCTTCATGCAAGGGTGACCTCTG CACCAAGCTCCAAACTTTCTTTTTGGCAAGAACTGGTACTTGTGTTCGGGTATCACCATTAGCTGAATCTTTAATATGGCGGATTGAG AGGCTTTTCTTCCTTAATGGAGAACAGGATCTGTCAACTTTTTTACTCGTGGATTTGGGCATTGTGAAGTATCCTGCTTACAACTGTATAATCTCTGAACAGATATTTTCAAACAGGAGTGACTTGCTTTCTTTTGAAGAG TCTGTTGAAGTTGCACAAATCATGGTCGAGGCTATTGATGAGAGCAACGATGAGTCGGTTTTGAGATGCCTAGAGATTTCTGTTTCAAACTTGATGACTTCTTTTGAAGAAGGAAAAtattcaactgataaatcaatgGCATCTTTTGTATCACGCTTTTCAGCCTCATGGACATACTCTAAGGTGGTCTTACTGGGCGTGTCGTTTCTTGAGCGTGAAAAGAG GTATAGTGATGCCATCAATTTACTCAGACGGCTGTTAAATACATTCGTTTCTGACGGAAGACGGGGTTATTGGGTTCTAAGGCTTTCTGTTAATCTGGAACATTTAGGACGTCTGGAAGAGAGTTTACAAACTGCCGAAGATGGTTTACTCGATCCATGGGTTCGTGCAGGTTCAAGAGTAGCCCTGCAAAGACGGGTACTACGGTTGGGGAAACCACCCAGGCGCTGGAAAATACCTAGTTATTCAAGTTTAATTAAGAGGAAGATTGCAGAG GTTCATATTCAAGGAAAACCATTAAATCGTAAAGCAGGGATGAAGAGCATATTTTATAGTGAAGATGGAGAGCAATGTGGAGTCGAACAACTTGCTTTAGATTATTATTCTGGGGAAGGTGGTGGTTGGCACGGTGTTCATACAGAGAGTGGCATTTGGCTAACCATTTTCGGGATCTTGCTGTGGGATATTATTTTTGCTGATGTACCAAATGTCTTCCGCACCAAATTTCAG ACTGCACCTTTGGATCTGGAGACTGACAACTTCTACGAAGTTAGAAAGAGCCTCATAGAAGAACTCCTGGACAAAATCCGGGAGGGCATGGCAGAAGAGATATTAATCACAACATGGGAATCACACTTTGGAACAGCCTGCCGAGGAGTCAACTGGGAGAAGCATTCACTATCTGATCTTCGAGCAGTTGTTACATGCATGGGTGGTGTCTCTCTTGCCGCAACCTGCCGGCATTTGGCCCAAGATTACCGCAGCTGGTCTAGTGGCATGCCTGATTTATTGCTATGGCGCCTCCATGACTGTTATAAAGGCGAAGCAAAGCTCGTGGAAGTAAAAGGCCCAAATGATCGACTTTCCGAACAACAGCGGGCATGGTTGCTAGTTCTACTAGACTGTGGCTTCAATGTCGAGGTTTGCAAGGTAACTCCGGCTCCAGAACCAATATCATGA
- the LOC142542255 gene encoding fanconi-associated nuclease 1 homolog isoform X1 has product MLTGRESLVRLIGKRRRFLPNRRTILSSSSLSSSRVNLLHISVYCSCLNFCFFAKFMAKMFFYLYEQDEKQKKDAIGESSGSASESEKCPVCGNKFPAHDNASINSHLDVCLAKGGSKRKLSQLTLLQLSFSRSKVKGNCDLQPAGQHLDQSNPIASSTCDKIHDINESDSFGGCGNEKEESTYGLLASRKNPTASSIGNPFPNESDNEEPAAPPLISKRAKYVLEDCLDDLDISKVFIPTFIVGRRYGRREELDPESRICLSRDPDNVKDPNAIKVIYADFDDNNVLGYLPRELAQYLSPLICMFDLTFEGSITSVSKDYRAAVPIQIVCKNVQLCDKKYRDNVQDFMTLWRHVLNAVKLAKTSRPGMIRYQHNMILIILEVLKSSAHVFTISEKSFLESFILLSDDSQRLFARLYTRKGPWFRISNVSYPEVADLTEAIKGLSEAGYICVFPSKNEVDDNDLEEVLNVLNTDELREALDMLNKKRNQGTRKQDMINLLLSSCKGDLCTKLQTFFLARTGTCVRVSPLAESLIWRIERLFFLNGEQDLSTFLLVDLGIVKYPAYNCIISEQIFSNRSDLLSFEESVEVAQIMVEAIDESNDESVLRCLEISVSNLMTSFEEGKYSTDKSMASFVSRFSASWTYSKVVLLGVSFLEREKRYSDAINLLRRLLNTFVSDGRRGYWVLRLSVNLEHLGRLEESLQTAEDGLLDPWVRAGSRVALQRRVLRLGKPPRRWKIPSYSSLIKRKIAEVHIQGKPLNRKAGMKSIFYSEDGEQCGVEQLALDYYSGEGGGWHGVHTESGIWLTIFGILLWDIIFADVPNVFRTKFQTAPLDLETDNFYEVRKSLIEELLDKIREGMAEEILITTWESHFGTACRGVNWEKHSLSDLRAVVTCMGGVSLAATCRHLAQDYRSWSSGMPDLLLWRLHDCYKGEAKLVEVKGPNDRLSEQQRAWLLVLLDCGFNVEVCKVTPAPEPIS; this is encoded by the exons ATGCTAACGGGCCGCGAAAGCTTGGTCCGGTTAATCGGGAAACGACGTCGCTTCCTACCCAATCGGCGCACCATTCTCTCTTCCTCCTCGCTGTCGTCATCTCGGGTTAATCTACTCCACATTTCAGTATACTGCTCGTGTCTGAATTTTTGCTTTTTCGCTAAATTTATGgcaaaaatgtttttttatttgtacGAACAGGATGAAAAGCAGAAGAAGGATGCAATCGGAGAAAGTTCTGGTTCTGCCTCAGAATCGGAGAAATGTCCGGTCTGTGGAAACAAGTTTCCTGCTCACGATAACGCCAGTATCAATTCCCATCTAG ATGTGTGCCTTGCTAAAGGAGGGAGTAAACGCAAACTAAGCCAGCTTACTCTTCTTCAGTTGAGCTTCTCTAGGTCAAAAGTTAAAGGTAACTGTGACCTTCAGCCGGCCGGACAACACCTTGATCAAAGTAATCCCATTGCCAGTAGCACTTGTGATAAAATACATGACATAAATGAGTCAGATAGTTTTGGAGGTTGTGGAAATGAGAAAGAAGAGTCAACTTACGGTTTGCTTGCTTCGAGGAAGAATCCAACTGCAAGTTCTATTGGAAATCCGTTTCCTAATGAATCTGACAATGAGGAGCCTGCGGCACCACCATTGATTTCAAAAAGGGCTAAATATGTGCTGGAGGATTGTTTGGATGATCTCGACATCTCGAAGGTGTTCATTCCAACTTTCATCGTTGGGCGCAGGTATGGTCGAAGAGAGGAGCTAGATCCTGAATCCAGGATATGCCTCTCTAGAGATCCTGATAACGTTAAGGATCCAAACGCCATCAAG GTAATTTATGCAGATTTTGATGACAATAATGTGCTGGGTTATTTACCTCGAGAGTTGGCTCAGTATTTGTCTCCTTTGATATGCATGTTTGACTTGACCTTTGAG GGAAGTATAACATCTGTTTCAAAAGATTATCGCGCTGCTGTTCCTATTCAAATTGTATGCAAAAATGTGCAGTTATGTGATAAAAAATATCGCGATAATGTtcaagattttatgactttatgGAGACATGTTTTAAATGCTGTTAAACTTGCCAAGACCAGTCGCCCTGGGATGATCAGATATCAGCATAATATGATACTGATTATACTAGAGGTTTTAAAGAGTAGCGCACATGTTTTCACCATCAGTGAGAAGTCTTTCTTAG AATCATTTATATTGCTTTCAGATGATAGCCAGAGACTTTTTGCTCGGCTTTACACACGGAAAG GGCCATGGTTTCGAATATCAAATGTTTCATACCCTGAGGTAGCTGATTTGACTGAGGCAATAAAGGGTCTCTCAG AGGCAGGATACATATGTGTCTTTCCATCGAAGAATGAAGTAGATGACAATGACTTGGAGGAGGTCTTGAATGTGCTTAACACGGATGAATTACGGGAGGCTTTGGACATGCTTAACAAG AAACGCAATCAAGGTACGAGAAAGCAGGATATGATCAATTTGCTTCTATCTTCATGCAAGGGTGACCTCTG CACCAAGCTCCAAACTTTCTTTTTGGCAAGAACTGGTACTTGTGTTCGGGTATCACCATTAGCTGAATCTTTAATATGGCGGATTGAG AGGCTTTTCTTCCTTAATGGAGAACAGGATCTGTCAACTTTTTTACTCGTGGATTTGGGCATTGTGAAGTATCCTGCTTACAACTGTATAATCTCTGAACAGATATTTTCAAACAGGAGTGACTTGCTTTCTTTTGAAGAG TCTGTTGAAGTTGCACAAATCATGGTCGAGGCTATTGATGAGAGCAACGATGAGTCGGTTTTGAGATGCCTAGAGATTTCTGTTTCAAACTTGATGACTTCTTTTGAAGAAGGAAAAtattcaactgataaatcaatgGCATCTTTTGTATCACGCTTTTCAGCCTCATGGACATACTCTAAGGTGGTCTTACTGGGCGTGTCGTTTCTTGAGCGTGAAAAGAG GTATAGTGATGCCATCAATTTACTCAGACGGCTGTTAAATACATTCGTTTCTGACGGAAGACGGGGTTATTGGGTTCTAAGGCTTTCTGTTAATCTGGAACATTTAGGACGTCTGGAAGAGAGTTTACAAACTGCCGAAGATGGTTTACTCGATCCATGGGTTCGTGCAGGTTCAAGAGTAGCCCTGCAAAGACGGGTACTACGGTTGGGGAAACCACCCAGGCGCTGGAAAATACCTAGTTATTCAAGTTTAATTAAGAGGAAGATTGCAGAG GTTCATATTCAAGGAAAACCATTAAATCGTAAAGCAGGGATGAAGAGCATATTTTATAGTGAAGATGGAGAGCAATGTGGAGTCGAACAACTTGCTTTAGATTATTATTCTGGGGAAGGTGGTGGTTGGCACGGTGTTCATACAGAGAGTGGCATTTGGCTAACCATTTTCGGGATCTTGCTGTGGGATATTATTTTTGCTGATGTACCAAATGTCTTCCGCACCAAATTTCAG ACTGCACCTTTGGATCTGGAGACTGACAACTTCTACGAAGTTAGAAAGAGCCTCATAGAAGAACTCCTGGACAAAATCCGGGAGGGCATGGCAGAAGAGATATTAATCACAACATGGGAATCACACTTTGGAACAGCCTGCCGAGGAGTCAACTGGGAGAAGCATTCACTATCTGATCTTCGAGCAGTTGTTACATGCATGGGTGGTGTCTCTCTTGCCGCAACCTGCCGGCATTTGGCCCAAGATTACCGCAGCTGGTCTAGTGGCATGCCTGATTTATTGCTATGGCGCCTCCATGACTGTTATAAAGGCGAAGCAAAGCTCGTGGAAGTAAAAGGCCCAAATGATCGACTTTCCGAACAACAGCGGGCATGGTTGCTAGTTCTACTAGACTGTGGCTTCAATGTCGAGGTTTGCAAGGTAACTCCGGCTCCAGAACCAATATCATGA
- the LOC142542255 gene encoding fanconi-associated nuclease 1 homolog isoform X3 yields MLTGRESLVRLIGKRRRFLPNRRTILSSSSLSSSRDEKQKKDAIGESSGSASESEKCPVCGNKFPAHDNASINSHLDVCLAKGGSKRKLSQLTLLQLSFSRSKVKGNCDLQPAGQHLDQSNPIASSTCDKIHDINESDSFGGCGNEKEESTYGLLASRKNPTASSIGNPFPNESDNEEPAAPPLISKRAKYVLEDCLDDLDISKVFIPTFIVGRRYGRREELDPESRICLSRDPDNVKDPNAIKVIYADFDDNNVLGYLPRELAQYLSPLICMFDLTFEGSITSVSKDYRAAVPIQIVCKNVQLCDKKYRDNVQDFMTLWRHVLNAVKLAKTSRPGMIRYQHNMILIILEVLKSSAHVFTISEKSFLESFILLSDDSQRLFARLYTRKGPWFRISNVSYPEVADLTEAIKGLSEAGYICVFPSKNEVDDNDLEEVLNVLNTDELREALDMLNKKRNQGTRKQDMINLLLSSCKGDLCTKLQTFFLARTGTCVRVSPLAESLIWRIEDLSTFLLVDLGIVKYPAYNCIISEQIFSNRSDLLSFEESVEVAQIMVEAIDESNDESVLRCLEISVSNLMTSFEEGKYSTDKSMASFVSRFSASWTYSKVVLLGVSFLEREKRYSDAINLLRRLLNTFVSDGRRGYWVLRLSVNLEHLGRLEESLQTAEDGLLDPWVRAGSRVALQRRVLRLGKPPRRWKIPSYSSLIKRKIAEVHIQGKPLNRKAGMKSIFYSEDGEQCGVEQLALDYYSGEGGGWHGVHTESGIWLTIFGILLWDIIFADVPNVFRTKFQTAPLDLETDNFYEVRKSLIEELLDKIREGMAEEILITTWESHFGTACRGVNWEKHSLSDLRAVVTCMGGVSLAATCRHLAQDYRSWSSGMPDLLLWRLHDCYKGEAKLVEVKGPNDRLSEQQRAWLLVLLDCGFNVEVCKVTPAPEPIS; encoded by the exons ATGCTAACGGGCCGCGAAAGCTTGGTCCGGTTAATCGGGAAACGACGTCGCTTCCTACCCAATCGGCGCACCATTCTCTCTTCCTCCTCGCTGTCGTCATCTCGG GATGAAAAGCAGAAGAAGGATGCAATCGGAGAAAGTTCTGGTTCTGCCTCAGAATCGGAGAAATGTCCGGTCTGTGGAAACAAGTTTCCTGCTCACGATAACGCCAGTATCAATTCCCATCTAG ATGTGTGCCTTGCTAAAGGAGGGAGTAAACGCAAACTAAGCCAGCTTACTCTTCTTCAGTTGAGCTTCTCTAGGTCAAAAGTTAAAGGTAACTGTGACCTTCAGCCGGCCGGACAACACCTTGATCAAAGTAATCCCATTGCCAGTAGCACTTGTGATAAAATACATGACATAAATGAGTCAGATAGTTTTGGAGGTTGTGGAAATGAGAAAGAAGAGTCAACTTACGGTTTGCTTGCTTCGAGGAAGAATCCAACTGCAAGTTCTATTGGAAATCCGTTTCCTAATGAATCTGACAATGAGGAGCCTGCGGCACCACCATTGATTTCAAAAAGGGCTAAATATGTGCTGGAGGATTGTTTGGATGATCTCGACATCTCGAAGGTGTTCATTCCAACTTTCATCGTTGGGCGCAGGTATGGTCGAAGAGAGGAGCTAGATCCTGAATCCAGGATATGCCTCTCTAGAGATCCTGATAACGTTAAGGATCCAAACGCCATCAAG GTAATTTATGCAGATTTTGATGACAATAATGTGCTGGGTTATTTACCTCGAGAGTTGGCTCAGTATTTGTCTCCTTTGATATGCATGTTTGACTTGACCTTTGAG GGAAGTATAACATCTGTTTCAAAAGATTATCGCGCTGCTGTTCCTATTCAAATTGTATGCAAAAATGTGCAGTTATGTGATAAAAAATATCGCGATAATGTtcaagattttatgactttatgGAGACATGTTTTAAATGCTGTTAAACTTGCCAAGACCAGTCGCCCTGGGATGATCAGATATCAGCATAATATGATACTGATTATACTAGAGGTTTTAAAGAGTAGCGCACATGTTTTCACCATCAGTGAGAAGTCTTTCTTAG AATCATTTATATTGCTTTCAGATGATAGCCAGAGACTTTTTGCTCGGCTTTACACACGGAAAG GGCCATGGTTTCGAATATCAAATGTTTCATACCCTGAGGTAGCTGATTTGACTGAGGCAATAAAGGGTCTCTCAG AGGCAGGATACATATGTGTCTTTCCATCGAAGAATGAAGTAGATGACAATGACTTGGAGGAGGTCTTGAATGTGCTTAACACGGATGAATTACGGGAGGCTTTGGACATGCTTAACAAG AAACGCAATCAAGGTACGAGAAAGCAGGATATGATCAATTTGCTTCTATCTTCATGCAAGGGTGACCTCTG CACCAAGCTCCAAACTTTCTTTTTGGCAAGAACTGGTACTTGTGTTCGGGTATCACCATTAGCTGAATCTTTAATATGGCGGATTGAG GATCTGTCAACTTTTTTACTCGTGGATTTGGGCATTGTGAAGTATCCTGCTTACAACTGTATAATCTCTGAACAGATATTTTCAAACAGGAGTGACTTGCTTTCTTTTGAAGAG TCTGTTGAAGTTGCACAAATCATGGTCGAGGCTATTGATGAGAGCAACGATGAGTCGGTTTTGAGATGCCTAGAGATTTCTGTTTCAAACTTGATGACTTCTTTTGAAGAAGGAAAAtattcaactgataaatcaatgGCATCTTTTGTATCACGCTTTTCAGCCTCATGGACATACTCTAAGGTGGTCTTACTGGGCGTGTCGTTTCTTGAGCGTGAAAAGAG GTATAGTGATGCCATCAATTTACTCAGACGGCTGTTAAATACATTCGTTTCTGACGGAAGACGGGGTTATTGGGTTCTAAGGCTTTCTGTTAATCTGGAACATTTAGGACGTCTGGAAGAGAGTTTACAAACTGCCGAAGATGGTTTACTCGATCCATGGGTTCGTGCAGGTTCAAGAGTAGCCCTGCAAAGACGGGTACTACGGTTGGGGAAACCACCCAGGCGCTGGAAAATACCTAGTTATTCAAGTTTAATTAAGAGGAAGATTGCAGAG GTTCATATTCAAGGAAAACCATTAAATCGTAAAGCAGGGATGAAGAGCATATTTTATAGTGAAGATGGAGAGCAATGTGGAGTCGAACAACTTGCTTTAGATTATTATTCTGGGGAAGGTGGTGGTTGGCACGGTGTTCATACAGAGAGTGGCATTTGGCTAACCATTTTCGGGATCTTGCTGTGGGATATTATTTTTGCTGATGTACCAAATGTCTTCCGCACCAAATTTCAG ACTGCACCTTTGGATCTGGAGACTGACAACTTCTACGAAGTTAGAAAGAGCCTCATAGAAGAACTCCTGGACAAAATCCGGGAGGGCATGGCAGAAGAGATATTAATCACAACATGGGAATCACACTTTGGAACAGCCTGCCGAGGAGTCAACTGGGAGAAGCATTCACTATCTGATCTTCGAGCAGTTGTTACATGCATGGGTGGTGTCTCTCTTGCCGCAACCTGCCGGCATTTGGCCCAAGATTACCGCAGCTGGTCTAGTGGCATGCCTGATTTATTGCTATGGCGCCTCCATGACTGTTATAAAGGCGAAGCAAAGCTCGTGGAAGTAAAAGGCCCAAATGATCGACTTTCCGAACAACAGCGGGCATGGTTGCTAGTTCTACTAGACTGTGGCTTCAATGTCGAGGTTTGCAAGGTAACTCCGGCTCCAGAACCAATATCATGA